Genomic DNA from Chrysiogenia bacterium:
CTGCGAAGCCGCGGCTTCGAAACCCGCCATGTGTTTGTGTATTCGAAGGATGAATCCGGCCCCAGCCTAGGCACGCTACTCACGCCCGGGGTTCCCTCCCACGCATTGACCGAAGTGCGTACCGCACGCGGCTGGCTGGTGGTCGACAGCAACGCACGCTGGCTTTCCATCGATGAGTCGGGCGACCCCGTGGCGATCGAGAACTTCGCCGCCGCAAAGTGGGCACCGCACGTGAACGCCACGCGTAATGCGATCTTCGATGCCCCCTTCGGTTTCGTATACGGGCTCTATTCCAGACATGGTCGTTTCTATCCGCCTTTTGTACCTGTGCCCGACATCAACTGGGGCGAGTTCGCCGACAACTTCTGAAAATTGCGCGCCAAAAATACCCAACCATGACTGACGAGTCAGCCCTCGTTTGATCCGCAAGCGTCTGCCGCTAGAATTGCGCGCGCATCGAAGTCCGATGCGGAGGCACCCATGGCAGAGAACCACCCGACCTGCGATGTACTCATTCGCGAAGGAACCATTTTCGACGGCACCGGCACTCCGGGCTTCAAGGGCGACATGGCCATCAAGGACGGCAAGGTCATTGCGAGCGGCCGCGACCTTCCCCACAAGGCGGGCAAGGAAATCGACGCGCGCGGATGCTGGATCACGCCCGGCTTTCTCGACATTCACACGCACTATGACGCAGAGGTCGAAGTGCTTCCGGGTCTCACCGAATCGGTACGTCACGGCGTCACCACCGTCATCATGGGAAACTGCTCGCTCTCTGCCGCCGTCGGCAGCGAAGAGGAAATCATCGACCTGTTCTGCCGCGTCGAGAGCCTGCCGCGCGACCTCATTGAAAAGTGGCTCGTGGGCAACATCAAGTGGAACGGCCCGCGCGAGTATTACGAGCACCTGGACACCCTGCCGCTTGGGCCCAACGTGGCGAGCTTCCTCGGCCACTCCAATGTGCGCATCAAGGCCATGGGCATGGATCGCAGCCTCAAGCAGCCCAAGGCAACGGCCGAAGAAATCGAAAAGATGAAGGCTATTGTGCAGGAAGCCCTCGACGCCGGTTATCTCGGCCTCTCGGTGGACATGCTTCCCTGGCACCGCATGGACGGCGAGGCCTACAAGGGGATCTCGGTTCCCTCCCAGCAAGCCGCCTTCAGCGAATTCCGCGCCATGGCCGACGTGGTGCGCAAGGCCAACCGCGTCCTGCAGGCTACCCCCAACGCACTGATGAAGAGCACGGTTGTGAAGCTCATTGGCCTGAGCGCCGGCCTGCTTCGCAAGCCGCTGCGCACCACCATGGTCGCGGCCATGGACGTGAAGACCGACCGCAAGGTCTGGCGCATGGCAACGACGCTCGCCACCATTGCCAACAAGCTGCTCAACGCGAACTTCCGCTGGCAGGCGCTGGCCGATCCATTCCTCAACTACGCCGACGGCGTGATCACCCCGCTTTTTGAAGAGTTCTCCGTGGGCGTCGACCTGATCAGTGCTACTCCGGAGAAGCGCAAGGAAATGCTGCGCGACCCGGCGATTCGCCGCGCTTTTCGCAAACAGTGGGAAGACAAGAGCCAGCGCGTGTTTCACCGGAACCTCGGAGACATGTGGGTCGTTTCCTCTCCCGATTCCGATCACGTGGGCCTGTCGATCGAAGCGATCGCCAAGGCAAACAACAAGGAACCCCTCGAGTGTTTCCTGGATCTGCTGGCGGAATACGACACGGATTTCCGCTGGAAGACCGTCGTCACCAACGATCGCGACCTCC
This window encodes:
- a CDS encoding amidohydrolase family protein yields the protein MAENHPTCDVLIREGTIFDGTGTPGFKGDMAIKDGKVIASGRDLPHKAGKEIDARGCWITPGFLDIHTHYDAEVEVLPGLTESVRHGVTTVIMGNCSLSAAVGSEEEIIDLFCRVESLPRDLIEKWLVGNIKWNGPREYYEHLDTLPLGPNVASFLGHSNVRIKAMGMDRSLKQPKATAEEIEKMKAIVQEALDAGYLGLSVDMLPWHRMDGEAYKGISVPSQQAAFSEFRAMADVVRKANRVLQATPNALMKSTVVKLIGLSAGLLRKPLRTTMVAAMDVKTDRKVWRMATTLATIANKLLNANFRWQALADPFLNYADGVITPLFEEFSVGVDLISATPEKRKEMLRDPAIRRAFRKQWEDKSQRVFHRNLGDMWVVSSPDSDHVGLSIEAIAKANNKEPLECFLDLLAEYDTDFRWKTVVTNDRDLPRRSLLAHPTTLPGFNDSGAHNRNMAFHDGALKMLQQVYLNPGTMPIERAVHRLSGETAQWLGIDTGRITEGSVADVVIIDPDKMRTGLGDPIEYVDPALDNQMRMVKRSDGVVRDVLIGGKVAFEGGTFAADFGKEKYGRLLRARD